One Amorphoplanes digitatis genomic window carries:
- a CDS encoding alpha-galactosidase, whose protein sequence is MRVTWGHRALRIVIEAPDDGPAVLGEGTTQPLVEVLAAGYGRAHVSQRFAGTEIGRGMRMRGSEQRRDGRWHELRVDQRDERSGLAARVTLRSADGVAACQAWTTVTNEGAEPILLLGVTSLALGLSGRVAGLDLLSGRGEWLGEGRWTRRPLRDTLVPDLGLPLHAQHGRGRYAQVSTGTWSTGTHLPVGGLVDCDGGAWLWQIEHNGPWRWETGERLDGAYLALLGPTDLDHQWQRRLEPGESFTTVPVSLALGAGLEDAVAQLTAHRRALVRPHPDRAALPVVFNDYMNTLMGDPTTAKLLPLIDAAAEAGAEVFCVDAGWYDDDATWWDSVGEWQPSQTRFPRGIEEVIARIHERGMTAGLWLEPEVVGVRSPMQDKLPAAAFLQRGGVRLVEHGRYHLDLRHPAAVAHLDEVVDRLVEQLGAGYLKLDYNIDPGAGTDLHADSAGAGLLGHNRAHLDWLDALHARHPALILENCASGGMRADYALLSRMQLQSTSDQQDWRRYPPIAVSAPLSMLPEQAANWAYPQPGMSDEQIAYAMVTGLAGRLYLSGRLDAMSEPQRRSVRDGVAAYRMIRADLAAATPAWPLGLPGWDDAWLALALRAPGVTYLALWRRPGAPPSITLPADGPVVADVLYPRHLPAWTCDRSPADGTLTVTAPGDEPFSARLFRLTPTEGQT, encoded by the coding sequence GAGGCGCCGGACGACGGGCCCGCCGTGCTCGGCGAGGGCACGACGCAACCGCTCGTCGAGGTGCTCGCCGCCGGCTACGGCCGGGCGCACGTCTCGCAGCGCTTCGCCGGCACCGAGATCGGCCGGGGCATGCGGATGCGCGGCAGCGAGCAGCGGCGCGACGGCCGCTGGCACGAGCTGCGCGTCGACCAGCGCGACGAGCGCAGCGGGCTGGCCGCCCGGGTGACCCTGCGCTCGGCCGACGGCGTCGCCGCCTGCCAGGCGTGGACCACCGTGACCAACGAGGGCGCCGAGCCGATCCTGCTGCTCGGCGTCACCTCGCTCGCCCTCGGCCTGAGCGGCCGCGTCGCGGGCCTCGACCTGCTTTCGGGGCGCGGCGAATGGCTGGGCGAGGGCCGCTGGACCCGGCGCCCACTGCGCGACACCCTCGTGCCCGACCTGGGCCTGCCGCTGCACGCACAGCACGGACGCGGCCGGTACGCCCAGGTCAGCACCGGCACCTGGTCGACCGGTACGCACCTGCCGGTCGGCGGGCTCGTCGACTGCGACGGCGGCGCCTGGCTGTGGCAGATCGAGCACAACGGGCCGTGGCGGTGGGAGACCGGCGAGCGGCTCGACGGCGCCTACCTGGCGCTGCTCGGCCCGACCGACCTCGACCACCAGTGGCAGCGGCGGCTCGAGCCGGGCGAGTCGTTCACCACCGTGCCCGTCTCGCTCGCGCTCGGCGCCGGCCTGGAGGACGCGGTCGCCCAGCTCACCGCGCACCGGCGGGCGCTGGTGCGGCCGCACCCCGACCGGGCCGCGCTGCCGGTGGTCTTCAACGACTACATGAACACGCTGATGGGCGACCCCACCACGGCCAAGCTGCTGCCGCTGATCGACGCGGCGGCCGAGGCCGGCGCCGAGGTGTTCTGCGTGGACGCCGGCTGGTACGACGACGACGCCACCTGGTGGGACAGCGTCGGCGAGTGGCAGCCGTCGCAGACCCGCTTCCCGCGCGGCATCGAGGAGGTCATCGCCCGGATCCACGAGCGGGGGATGACCGCCGGCCTCTGGCTCGAGCCCGAGGTGGTCGGGGTGCGCAGCCCGATGCAGGACAAGCTGCCCGCCGCGGCGTTCCTGCAACGCGGCGGTGTCCGGCTGGTCGAGCACGGCCGGTACCACCTCGACCTGCGGCACCCGGCCGCGGTCGCGCACCTCGACGAGGTGGTGGACCGGCTCGTCGAGCAGCTCGGCGCCGGCTATCTGAAGCTCGACTACAACATCGACCCGGGCGCGGGCACCGACCTTCACGCGGACAGCGCCGGCGCCGGGCTGCTCGGGCACAACCGGGCACACCTCGACTGGCTCGACGCCCTGCACGCTCGGCACCCCGCGCTGATCCTGGAGAACTGCGCCTCCGGCGGGATGCGGGCCGACTACGCGCTGCTCAGCCGGATGCAGTTGCAGTCGACGAGCGACCAGCAGGACTGGCGGCGCTACCCGCCGATCGCGGTGTCCGCGCCGCTCTCGATGCTGCCCGAGCAGGCCGCGAACTGGGCCTATCCGCAACCCGGCATGAGCGACGAGCAGATCGCGTACGCCATGGTCACCGGCCTGGCCGGCCGGCTCTACCTGTCGGGGCGCCTCGACGCGATGAGCGAGCCGCAGCGGCGATCCGTGCGCGACGGCGTCGCGGCGTACCGGATGATCCGCGCCGACCTCGCGGCCGCGACGCCCGCCTGGCCGCTCGGCCTGCCCGGGTGGGACGACGCCTGGCTGGCGCTCGCGCTGCGCGCGCCCGGCGTCACCTACCTCGCGCTGTGGCGGCGGCCCGGCGCGCCGCCGAGCATCACGCTCCCGGCGGACGGCCCCGTCGTGGCCGACGTGCTCTACCCGCGGCACCTGCCCGCGTGGACCTGCGACCGGTCGCCGGCCGACGGGACGCTCACCGTCACCGCGCCCGGCGACGAACCCTTCTCCGCCCGCCTGTTCCGCCTCACCCCGACCGAAGGACAGACATGA